CTAAAACTCCACAACCAGCAGAACAACCACCACAAGTAGACGCATAGTAGGTGGATTGACCCGGTTTAACATAATCTGGAGCCTTAACATAAGGAACAATTTTTTCCTGTGGTTTTTGAAGGCAGTTTAGAGTGAGCATAGCAGACGAAGCACCCATTAGTTTTAGGAATGTTCTTCTGTCATAGTCTCCGGTTTTGATTCTTGCGATGACTGGGTCAGGGCTTGTATAAAATTCTTGGTTTTGTAATTGGTTCAGATCTGATTTATCTTTCGTTTCGTAAGATTGCCAATGTGATTTTCTTTCTTCTTGGAAGCTGTTGTTAGACATTTACTAATAACTCCTATTTAAATTATCTATGGCAAGTGGAGCAGTCATTTGGAGCATTATTCTCTCTATGACAATTCACACAATATCCCATATTCAGTGATTCAACTTGTTTTACTTTTACCATTTCGGCAACATTGCCATGGCATTTGGAACAATCAACTCCGCGCGATATATGGCGTGAGTGGTTGAAGTAGACAAAATCGGGTTGGTCATGGACTTTAATCCATTGAATCGGTTTTCCTTTTCCTTCCACTGTTATACCTGTGGATTTTTCACCCTCAAATTGTTTCGTGAGCCACTTTACATCACTTGTTTTGACTGCCACATTGGAGTGACAATTCATACAAGTAGCTGTAGGGGGTACGCTAGCATGAGCAGAGGTTTCCACACTGGTATGGCAATAACGACAATCGATTTTATTGTCACCGGCATGGATTTTATGGTTAAAGGGCAGTGGTTGGTCTGGCGCATATCCCACATAACGAGATGGGGAGAAAAGCAAATAAGCAATCGCAGCAACCGTGATAAGTGGCATTGTAATTTTAATAGCTTGTATATTCATTCTAAAGAGAATCCTTTTTCAAAGTCCCAAAGAGTAACTTTTTAATATGCAAAATAAACATATATCTCATTCTACACTATTTTTTTCACTATCAAAAATTTCAAACGGTTTTAGGAAAATGGGGAAGAAATATGTTTACTTTTAAAAAAATATAACTTAAGCCAAAAGTAATTTTCCATTTTTGAAAAATTCGGTTATTCCTAATCCCCAATAGTAAAGTTCTTATTTAAGTGAGTCGGAATTTCCTTTTGGAAATTGATTTAGTGTTTTTGAACTGGAAAATTTGTGAAGATTATCTGCCAAATATCGTATACCCCAGCGCCCAAAAGTAATTACCCCTTCGGAAATTATCTGGAGTAGTGTTTGGTAGAATCGAACGCATTTTTTTGAATCAGAAATATGTAATTTCTTGCGGCGTTCAGAATAAAAACAATTCTACAGGTTAGAATTAATCATTTGTTAGAATAAGCTTGATTTATAAGATATTATATCCGTTACTAATATTTAGGTATTTTCCAAGGAAAAAAAATGAAAGAAGAACTACCAGTTCAAGAAGTAGTAATTATTATT
This sequence is a window from Leptospiraceae bacterium. Protein-coding genes within it:
- a CDS encoding cytochrome c3 family protein, whose amino-acid sequence is MNIQAIKITMPLITVAAIAYLLFSPSRYVGYAPDQPLPFNHKIHAGDNKIDCRYCHTSVETSAHASVPPTATCMNCHSNVAVKTSDVKWLTKQFEGEKSTGITVEGKGKPIQWIKVHDQPDFVYFNHSRHISRGVDCSKCHGNVAEMVKVKQVESLNMGYCVNCHRENNAPNDCSTCHR